DNA from Halorarum salinum:
TCCTCGATGTTCTGGGTGGCGAGGTATTCGAGGAACCGCTTGAGGGCGGTGTTGTAGTTATAGAGGGTCTTCTCGCTGACGTGGGCTTCTTTCCGTGTCAGGTATCGGCTCTTGGCGTCTCGGGGTGGGGTTGGCTTGAGTTCCATCGTTGGCCTTGTGTAAGGCCATTCGCAGAGGTGCGTCCGCGTATGGACCGGCGGTAGCGACGAGGTACAGCGTGCCTCTCGCGTCTAAGGGTTCCAAATCCCTCCACCGGCTCTTTCTTCCGAACGAACCGAGGCTGAAGAGCCTCGGTGGAGGGATTTGAGCCGGGGAGGAGCTCCGCTCCGACCGTGGTTCACGACCCCTCCACCGGCTTCCCGCCCCTCCCGGCCGAAACGACGCCGAAAGCAGCTTCCACCGACGTCCGCCGTTCCCCGAACCGAGCGTCCCACACTCGGACCGTGGATCGTCGTCGTCCGGGACGGTCGCCGGGGATGGCCCATCACGCCGGAACCGCGGGTCGCGTCTCGGCGTCGCCGGCCCTCCCCGGTAGGTTTACAGCGGAGGGAACGAGGCCTCGCGCCTCCTGTGACCGATATACGCGCCGTACTGCCGACTAGCACTCGGGTAGGATTTTTTATAAATCCAGTTACAATGTTGTTGGATTCCGTACTCATACTCGAATGCCACCGGACAACGAAGATTGTGAGAACGAACAGCCATCTGGTAGCCTACCCGCCAACGAGCGTACCGACGGCGGGGGTAAGCACGTCTTACGCGAACTGGAGGAGGAAGGGGACGAGTCGACCTATCCGCGCCGGACGTTCCTGAAGGGAAGCGGCGCCCTCGCCGCGAGCGCGGGGCTGGCGAACGGAACCGCGATCGCGGCCGAGAACGGCCTCGCGGGCGACGTCCCCGAGGAACCCGAGGACGGGCAGGTCCGCCACTTCGAGGTCCACGCCATCGAGGTCGACCTCGTCTACAACCGCTTCGGGCTTCACCAACCCAACGCCGCGATCCTCGTGCTGAAGGAGGATCTGAAGGAGGCCAAGCGGCTCTCCGGGAAGGTCCCGTGCGCGAACAGCGTGGTCCTCCAGGACGAGCAGGAGGAGGCGTTCTGCGAGGACATCCCGAAGAAGTTGCGTGCGGACGGCGACACGCGGGTCCTCCAGCCGCTGTCGCTGCGCGCCAACTTCGGCGACGTGATCGAGGTCGAGTTCCACAACGACCTCGACCGCCGCGCGTCGATCCACCAGACTGCGCTCCCCTACGAGGTCCGGGAGTCCGACGGGATGAACGTCGGGGAGAACCCCGACACGACGGTCGCGCCCGGCGACTCCATCACCTACCGCTGGGACGCCCGCCGCCTCGGGACGCACTTCTTCCTCGACGGGGCGAACCAGGCGTACGACAGCGCCGACGAGCCCCCCCAGAAGGCGAACCTTACCGCCCGCGGCCTGTTCGGCTCGGTCTCGGTCCTCCCGAAGGGGACGACCTGGACCGACCCGTACACGGGGAAGGAGACGCAGGGTCGCGTCCAGGCCGACGTCCACGTCCCCGAGGACGTCCCGGAGGAGGCCGTCGATCGCGGCTTCGTGCCGGGCCTGAGCTACCGGCAGATCCTCCTTCACTACCACACGCCGGAGGGGATCGTGACCCGGGACGGCGATCAGCTCACGTTCCCGGACAGCGACGAACCGCAGATGGTCCACGCCATCAACTACCGCGCGGACCCCACCGGCAACCGCATCCCGCCGCTCGACGACCCGATAGAGCGGGAGGCGTTCTACAACTCGTGGGTCCACGGCGACCCCGGCGGCGGCGACAACGCCTACCCGATGTACCTCGGCGACCCGGTCAAGACCGTCTCCGTCGGGGCGTCCATCGAGGAGAACCACGTCCACCACCTCCACGGCCACCGCTGGAAGGAGACGCCGCCGGACGAGCGGTCCGACACGATCGACTCACAGACGCTGGGGCTGGGCGCGGTGTACGACGAGCCGTTCACCACGGCGTTCGGGACGGCCGACGGATCGATCGAAGACCTGGAGACGGTCCGCCCGGACATGACCTTCGAGGAGGCGTTCCGGACCGGCGCAGGCGGCGCCCACGGGAGCCCCGGCGACTACCTGTTCCACTGCCACCTGTTCCCGCACTACGGCGAGGGGATGTGGGGGCTCGTGCGCGTGCTCGACAAGGAGCGAGAGGGATTACAGAAACTCCCGGACAACGACCCGCCCATCCCCGCCGACTCCGACGTCGAGGGGTTCCCGGAGTTCATCCCCGGCGAGTTCGGCGAGGCGCCGCCGTACCCGCCGTACGGCGCCGCGGGCCTCGACGACTTCCGCGACCCGGAACCCGACGAGGAGGATGCGCTCACCCGCAACGGCGACGATATCCTCCCGGGCGCCCCCTACACTGACCCCTGCGAACCCGACATCGAGGGGTTCGAACCCGACGTCCAGATCGAGGGAATGAAACGCGACTACACCATCGTGGCGCTCCCCGCGGACGTCGTCTACAACGACGACGGCCACCACGACCCCAACGGCATCGTCTACGTCCTGGAGAAGTACCGCGAGGTCGACCCGGACACGGGGAAGGTCCTCGTCGACGAGGACGTGAACGACGTCGAACTGATAAAGGAGGGGAAGCTGAACCCCGAGCCGCTGGTCGTCCGCGCGAACGTCGGCGACTGCGTCGACGTCACCTTCAAGAACGAGGTGACCGACGAGAACCTCGCGGCCATCCCGGCCGACAGGTTCCCGGAGGGCGACGACGACGCCTTGCCCGAGAGCGTCCCCGTCGAGGAGGGCGGCAAGTCGACCCACATCCACTTCGTCTCCTACGACGTGCTCGGCTCCGACTCGCTCGCCACCGGGTTCAACTACCGCCAGGACGCCCAGCCCGGCGAGAGGAACTTCTTCCGGTGGTTCGCCGACGAGGAGGGGACCATCTTCTTCCACGACCACATCACCGGCATCGAGGACGTGATGCACGGCTCGTTCTGCTCGCTCGTGGTCGAGCCGCCGAACTCGGAGTGGTTCGATCCCTACAGCGGCGACCCCGTTCGCAGCGGGACGCAGGCCATCATCGAGAACCCCGACGGCGAGGACTTCCGCGAGTTCGCGCTCGCCTACCACGACTTCGCCCAGCTCGTCGACCGCGACGGCGAACTCGTCAACGACGACGCGGAACACAACGAGAACGCGGGCGTGATGGGCATCAACTACCGGAACACGCCGTTCCACATCCGCGACGACTGCGACCCGGCGTACGTGTTCTCCTCGTTCGTCCACGGCGACCCGTCGACGCCGCTGCTCGAGACCTACGAGGGCGACCCGGTCCGGATCCGGCTCTGGATGGGCGCCTACGAGGAGCAGCACACCTTCCACGTCAACGGCCGCCACTTCGAGTCCGAGGGCAACCATCCGGAGGAGTCGACCTCCCAGATCCTCGGCACGTCCGAGGCGTTCACGCTCGACCTGAACCCCGAGGGCGATGGGATGGAGGGGGCGGACATGGACGCGTTCACCGAGCTGGGGAACCCGGCGGGGCTACCCGTCAGGGACCACCTGTACGGCTCCCCCATCATCGACGACCTCTGGGAGGGGATGTGGGGGATCCACCGGCGGTTCGGCGCGGCGACCGACCACCTCCAGCCCCTGCCGGACCGGGGGCTCCCGGACGAAGAGATCACCGAGGAGGAGCTGAAGGAGATGGGCCACCCGGCGCCGTTCGCCGACTTCGACTGGACGGAGTTCGGGCACCGGGCGAGGCTGCTGTACGACGACGACGACGACCGGGAGTTCCCGCCTGACAAGGACGAGCGGCAGAACGACGAGATCACGGGCGACCCGCCCGAGCGGGCGCCCGACCCGGGCGACCCGTGTCCCGACGACGCGCCGGTCCGCACGTTCGACGTCAGCGCCGTCGACGCCGAGATCGAGTACAACGACCACGGCGACCGGGACGAGTTCGGGGTCGTCTACACCCTCGACGAGCACGCCGACGACGTCCGCGACGGGGACTCCCCCGTCCCGCTCACGCTCTGGGCGAACCTGGGCGACTGCATCGAGGTCAACTTCACCAACCGCGTCGACCCCGACGAGTTCGAGGACCACGCCCACCCCGAGATGCGGACCGAGCACCCCTGGGACCGGTCGAAGCGGATGTCGATGCACGCGACGCACCTGGAGTACGACGTGCTAGGTTCGGACGGCGCGACGGTCGGGTTCAACTGGGACCAGACGGTCGCCCCCGGCGAGACGATCACCTACCGGTGGTTCGTCGACGAGGAGACGCCCAGTTCCATCTTCTGGGACTACGCGGACGTCCGGAGCACCCGCCACCACGGCGCCTACGGCAACGTCATCGCGACGCCCCCCGAGGCGGAGCTGGTCGACCCGAGGACCGCCGAGCCGACGCCGCAGGGGCTCTCCACGGAGGCCATGGTGAAGACCCCCGACGGTCCCGACCAGCGCCTGGTCAACCTGCTGTTCGCGGACGCGCAGTTCATCCTCAACGAGGACGACCCCGACGACTGCGTGGTGCCGCCGGGCCACGACGAGGAGGTCGACCCGGACGACCCGTGTAACCAACTCGGCGACCCCGAGGACCACGGCTACATGGCGATCAACTACCGCGCGGAACCGTTCGTCCGGCGGTTCGAGGAGGACGACGACCAGTACCAGGTGTACGACTCCGACGTCCACGGCGACCCCGCGACGCCGCTGCCGCGCGCGCTGCTCGGCGACCCGGTCAGCCTCGTGGTGGGCCAGGGCGCCGACAAGGCCCGCGGGATCTCGTTCCACCTCGCGGCCCACCAGTGGCCCCGCTTCGAGGACGTCGACGCGTCGCCCGAGATCGGCGTCGACGACCGCCACATCGTCGGGCGGTCCGACGAGCGCGACCTCCTCGACGACGCCGGCGGCCTCGCGGAGAGCGTCGGCGACCACATCTACCAGGAGATGAAACAGCGGCGGCGCCTCGAGGCCGGCGCCTGGGGCATCTTCCGGGTGCGCGAGGACCCCGAGGACTTTCGGACGCCGGTCCAGCCGCTCCCGGACCGGGCGACGGGCATCCCGGTCGACGAGCGGATCGGCTGGGTGACCGCCCGGGGCGACCTCACCGGCGACGGGACGAAGGATCTGGTCGTCCTCGTCCCGGACAGCGTCCGCGGGTCCGAGGACGCCTCGGCGCTGTACGTGTTCCTCGGCCCGGTCGACGAGAAGTCGATCACGGACCTGACCGGCGCCGACGTCGAAGTCGTCGGGACGCTCCACGACGACGAGCACGAGCACGGGACCGCCACGGTCCGGCTGAGCGACGACCTCGGGATCGACGACCTCGACACGCTTCTGGGGCTCGTCACCGACGCCACGGTCGCCGTCGGGAACTGCGACTCCCGGCGGAAGTCGGAGAACCCGCTCTCGAAGCTCGAGTTCGACGCGGGCGAGAAACGCTCGGGCGACGTCGACGTCACGCTCGCGCGCGGTGGCGACGGCGAGAGTCGCAAGGGCGACCGGAGCGAGGAGGTCGCCATCGACGTCACGGCCGCGGACGTCGACGAGGACGGCTCGCTCGAACTCGCGATCGACCTCGAGGACGGCCCCCGCGTCGTCGTCGACGGCTGCGAGTCGCTGTTCGGGTAGCGACCCCGAACCCCCTCCGTTCTCCCCGCGACCCGGGTGGCGGGCGGTCCGAACCGGAGTTCGGGTGATCTCCACGACGGGGCGGCGGACGGCCGCCGCGGACGACGGACCTCAGTCGTCGTCCGACACGCCCGATTCGACGACCCGCTCGGAGCCGGGCATCGAGACGCCGTCCTCCTCGCGGAGGAAGATCGGCCGCCGCTTCCCGAACGCGGTCATCATCGACGCGACGGCGATCAGCGTGACGAGCGCGAACGGGCCGCCGGTGATGATGGCGGCCGCCTGCAGCGCGTCGACGCCGCCGACGACCATGAGCAGGGAGGCGAGCGCGCCGATGAGGAAGCCCCAGACGACCCGGTTGATCGTCGAGGGCCTGTGGGCGCCGCCGGTGGTCAGCATCCCGAGCGCCAGCGTCGAGGAGTCCGCGGAGGTGACGAAGAACGTGGTCACGAGCACGAGGAACATGGCCGTCAGCAGGCCGCCGAGCGGGAGCGCCTCGAACAGCGGGTAGCCCGAGGCCGCCTCGCCGAGGTTGCCGACGACGCCGAGGATGTCCGCACGACCGTTCTGCTGGAGGAAGATGGCCGTCCCGCCCATCGTGGCGAACCACGGGATGGTGATGGCCGTCGAGGCGAGCACCCCGGTCACGGCCACCTGCCGCACCGTCCGGCCGCGGGAGATGCGCGCGATGAACAGGCCGACGAACGGCGTCCACGAGAACCACCAGGCCCAGTAGAACACCGTCCAGCCGCCGACCCAGGCGGCCACGCCGGCGCCCTCGGTGGCGCCCGCGCCGGTGTAGAAGCTCATCGAGATGAACTGGTTGACGTAGACGCCCAGCGCCTCGGTTCCGAGCGCCATGATGTACCGGGTCGGGCCGAGGAGGAACGTCGCGACCATCAGCACGACGAACAGGGCCATGTTGAAGTAGGACACCCGCCTGATGCCCCGCTCGACCCCGAGCGCGACCGAGAGGGTGAACGCGACCGTCAGCCCGGTGATCACGAGCACCGTCGTCAGGTCGCCCACCCCCGTTCCGGTCGTCCACTCGATGCCGACGAGGAACTGGCTCCCGACGAGCCCCAGCGTGGTCGCGACCCCGCCCAGCGTCGCGAACACCGCGAGGACGTCGATCACCTTGGCGAGGGGGCCGTCGAGGTTGTCGAGGCCGACCCACGGGGCGAGCACCGTCGAGATCCGCAGCGGCGCGTCGTAGCGGTACGCGTAGTAGGCGATCGGGATCCCCATCACGACGTAGGCGGTCCACGCGGAGATGCCCCAGTGGAAGAACGTGTACTGGATCGCGCCGACCGCCGCGCCGGGCGTCTGCGAGTCGGCGCCGATCAGGGGCGAGACCGTGTCGTAGTGGAAGATCGCCTCGGCGGGCCCCCAGAAGACGATGCCGGCGGCGATCCCCGCCGAGTACAGCATCGCGAAGTAGGCGGGGAAGGTGAACTCGGGTTCCTCGTTCTCCCCGCCGAGGGTGATGTTCCCCCAGGGCCCGAAGATGAGGAACGCGACGAAGACGACGAGGAGGAACATGGCGAGCAGGTACGCCCACCCGAACCCCGTCCACAGGAAGTCGTTGACGCCGTTCATGAGGTTCGCGGCCGCCTCGTCCCGGAAGACGAACGCCAGGACGGCCAGCAACGAGACGACGAAGCCGACGCCGAACACGACGTAGTCCAGTTCGTCCGTGAACTCCTCCCAGGCGCCCTCGGACGCGCTCATACGACCACCCTCCGGACGCGGTCATCCGTCATGTGAACATTACCCGTGAGAGCAATTAGCATATTCCTGTATAACGGTTGACCCCGAACTACGGAGGTGTTTATTTACGGAAGGGGCAATCCGCCCCGGTATCGGGGCAGGCGGACGGCGGTCGGCGCCGGGACGGTGGCGACCGGCGCTCCCGGCTCACCGGATCAGTTTGTCGCGCTCGGGGTCGAACAGCGGTTCCTCCCGGACGGTCGCCGGGTAGCGCTCGTTCCCGTACTCGACCTCGACGGACCGACCCGGGTCGGCGTACTCGGCGGGCAGGTAGGCGTAGACGATGCCGGCGTCGACGGTGTAGCCGTAGTCGGCCCGGCAGCCGTAGCCGAGCGCCTCGTCGCCGTCGAGCACCGGGTGGCCCGCGTCGACGACCGCCCCCTCCTCGTCGAGCGTGATCGGCACCAGCTTCCGGTCGACGCCGCGGTCCCGGGCCGAGAGGAGCGCCTCGCGGCCGAGGAACTCCGTGTCGAGGTCCACCGCGAAGCCGATGCCGGCCTCGTACGGGTCGTGCTCGGGAGTGAGGTCGCTCCCCCAGAGCCGGTAGCCCTTCTCCAGGCTCGTCGAGTCGAGCGCCGCCCACCCCATCGGCACGACGCCCTGTTCCTCGCCCGCCTCCCGGACGGCGTCCCACAGCCGCGCCCCGTACTCGGTCGGCGTGTAGATCTCCCAGCCCAGTTCGCCGGCGTACGACAGCCTGAG
Protein-coding regions in this window:
- a CDS encoding multicopper oxidase domain-containing protein; protein product: MPPDNEDCENEQPSGSLPANERTDGGGKHVLRELEEEGDESTYPRRTFLKGSGALAASAGLANGTAIAAENGLAGDVPEEPEDGQVRHFEVHAIEVDLVYNRFGLHQPNAAILVLKEDLKEAKRLSGKVPCANSVVLQDEQEEAFCEDIPKKLRADGDTRVLQPLSLRANFGDVIEVEFHNDLDRRASIHQTALPYEVRESDGMNVGENPDTTVAPGDSITYRWDARRLGTHFFLDGANQAYDSADEPPQKANLTARGLFGSVSVLPKGTTWTDPYTGKETQGRVQADVHVPEDVPEEAVDRGFVPGLSYRQILLHYHTPEGIVTRDGDQLTFPDSDEPQMVHAINYRADPTGNRIPPLDDPIEREAFYNSWVHGDPGGGDNAYPMYLGDPVKTVSVGASIEENHVHHLHGHRWKETPPDERSDTIDSQTLGLGAVYDEPFTTAFGTADGSIEDLETVRPDMTFEEAFRTGAGGAHGSPGDYLFHCHLFPHYGEGMWGLVRVLDKEREGLQKLPDNDPPIPADSDVEGFPEFIPGEFGEAPPYPPYGAAGLDDFRDPEPDEEDALTRNGDDILPGAPYTDPCEPDIEGFEPDVQIEGMKRDYTIVALPADVVYNDDGHHDPNGIVYVLEKYREVDPDTGKVLVDEDVNDVELIKEGKLNPEPLVVRANVGDCVDVTFKNEVTDENLAAIPADRFPEGDDDALPESVPVEEGGKSTHIHFVSYDVLGSDSLATGFNYRQDAQPGERNFFRWFADEEGTIFFHDHITGIEDVMHGSFCSLVVEPPNSEWFDPYSGDPVRSGTQAIIENPDGEDFREFALAYHDFAQLVDRDGELVNDDAEHNENAGVMGINYRNTPFHIRDDCDPAYVFSSFVHGDPSTPLLETYEGDPVRIRLWMGAYEEQHTFHVNGRHFESEGNHPEESTSQILGTSEAFTLDLNPEGDGMEGADMDAFTELGNPAGLPVRDHLYGSPIIDDLWEGMWGIHRRFGAATDHLQPLPDRGLPDEEITEEELKEMGHPAPFADFDWTEFGHRARLLYDDDDDREFPPDKDERQNDEITGDPPERAPDPGDPCPDDAPVRTFDVSAVDAEIEYNDHGDRDEFGVVYTLDEHADDVRDGDSPVPLTLWANLGDCIEVNFTNRVDPDEFEDHAHPEMRTEHPWDRSKRMSMHATHLEYDVLGSDGATVGFNWDQTVAPGETITYRWFVDEETPSSIFWDYADVRSTRHHGAYGNVIATPPEAELVDPRTAEPTPQGLSTEAMVKTPDGPDQRLVNLLFADAQFILNEDDPDDCVVPPGHDEEVDPDDPCNQLGDPEDHGYMAINYRAEPFVRRFEEDDDQYQVYDSDVHGDPATPLPRALLGDPVSLVVGQGADKARGISFHLAAHQWPRFEDVDASPEIGVDDRHIVGRSDERDLLDDAGGLAESVGDHIYQEMKQRRRLEAGAWGIFRVREDPEDFRTPVQPLPDRATGIPVDERIGWVTARGDLTGDGTKDLVVLVPDSVRGSEDASALYVFLGPVDEKSITDLTGADVEVVGTLHDDEHEHGTATVRLSDDLGIDDLDTLLGLVTDATVAVGNCDSRRKSENPLSKLEFDAGEKRSGDVDVTLARGGDGESRKGDRSEEVAIDVTAADVDEDGSLELAIDLEDGPRVVVDGCESLFG
- a CDS encoding BCCT family transporter, with protein sequence MSASEGAWEEFTDELDYVVFGVGFVVSLLAVLAFVFRDEAAANLMNGVNDFLWTGFGWAYLLAMFLLVVFVAFLIFGPWGNITLGGENEEPEFTFPAYFAMLYSAGIAAGIVFWGPAEAIFHYDTVSPLIGADSQTPGAAVGAIQYTFFHWGISAWTAYVVMGIPIAYYAYRYDAPLRISTVLAPWVGLDNLDGPLAKVIDVLAVFATLGGVATTLGLVGSQFLVGIEWTTGTGVGDLTTVLVITGLTVAFTLSVALGVERGIRRVSYFNMALFVVLMVATFLLGPTRYIMALGTEALGVYVNQFISMSFYTGAGATEGAGVAAWVGGWTVFYWAWWFSWTPFVGLFIARISRGRTVRQVAVTGVLASTAITIPWFATMGGTAIFLQQNGRADILGVVGNLGEAASGYPLFEALPLGGLLTAMFLVLVTTFFVTSADSSTLALGMLTTGGAHRPSTINRVVWGFLIGALASLLMVVGGVDALQAAAIITGGPFALVTLIAVASMMTAFGKRRPIFLREEDGVSMPGSERVVESGVSDDD